In Candidatus Omnitrophota bacterium, the following are encoded in one genomic region:
- a CDS encoding cation:proton antiporter, which produces MSKMVRYIIGLIFLAAILFVVIFRPPYFLIYPDLQHLGFLKRALFILILCSILCLYRVVKGPTAPDRIVAIDMFGILIIGFCAVLTVSTGRSWYLDIGIAWALQSFISTLAFAKYFEGKDFDD; this is translated from the coding sequence ATGAGTAAGATGGTCAGATATATAATAGGACTCATATTTTTAGCGGCGATACTTTTTGTCGTCATATTCCGCCCGCCGTATTTTCTGATCTATCCGGACCTTCAGCACCTCGGGTTTTTGAAGAGGGCGCTGTTTATACTTATTCTCTGCTCTATATTGTGTTTATACAGAGTGGTGAAGGGTCCGACTGCTCCCGACAGGATCGTGGCGATAGATATGTTCGGCATACTTATAATAGGATTTTGCGCCGTATTGACTGTTTCTACCGGAAGAAGCTGGTATCTGGATATAGGGATAGCGTGGGCGCTCCAAAGCTTTATAAGCACGTTAGCTTTCGCAAAGTATTTTGAAGGAAAGGACTTCGATGATTAG
- a CDS encoding Na+/H+ antiporter subunit E, whose amino-acid sequence MFSRWLILFVLSFIVWGLLSWPPDWQHLLVGTFVSGLVAYLIGDMFVKRPHLFKHGARYAWFLYYMPIFLWEMLKANIDVAYRVAHPNLPIKPGIVKVKTTLKSDTGLTFLANSITLTPGTLTVDIDRDKGFLYVHWINVEAKDIEGATERIVSKFEHILTRIFE is encoded by the coding sequence ATGTTTTCAAGATGGCTGATATTATTTGTACTTTCATTTATTGTATGGGGGCTCTTAAGCTGGCCGCCTGACTGGCAGCATTTGCTAGTCGGAACTTTTGTGTCCGGGCTTGTGGCGTACCTGATAGGCGACATGTTCGTAAAACGGCCGCACCTTTTCAAGCATGGCGCGCGTTATGCGTGGTTTTTGTATTATATGCCTATTTTTTTGTGGGAAATGCTCAAAGCTAACATAGACGTTGCCTACAGAGTCGCGCATCCGAATCTGCCGATAAAGCCCGGCATAGTAAAAGTGAAGACAACTTTGAAATCAGACACAGGGCTGACGTTTCTTGCCAATTCTATAACCCTTACGCCGGGGACGCTGACGGTGGACATTGACAGGGATAAAGGATTCCTGTATGTACACTGGATAAACGTGGAGGCGAAGGACATAGAAGGCGCGACCGAGCGCATAGTGAGCAAATTTGAACATATATTGACGAGGATTTTTGAATGA